From one Mycolicibacterium sp. HK-90 genomic stretch:
- a CDS encoding lipid droplet-associated protein, whose protein sequence is MGTAPYGVRLLVGAAVTALEETRRLPQTILTYPMTVASQAANIVMHVQQNLAELVVKGDETLEQLFPPKDEQPEWATFDEDLESDDADDTPDDTAAADGERRTEGRFALYSTGEPEAAGATNGKADRSTTGQAPEIAGDLGYDTLTLAQLRARLTSLRVADLEALLAYEEAGRARAPFVTLLANRITRATAK, encoded by the coding sequence ATGGGAACTGCACCGTATGGGGTCCGGCTGCTGGTGGGTGCGGCGGTGACCGCCCTGGAAGAAACTCGCCGGTTGCCTCAAACCATCCTGACCTATCCCATGACCGTGGCCAGCCAGGCGGCCAACATCGTCATGCACGTCCAGCAGAACCTCGCTGAACTGGTGGTCAAGGGTGACGAGACACTTGAGCAGCTGTTTCCGCCCAAGGATGAGCAGCCGGAGTGGGCCACGTTCGACGAGGATCTCGAGTCCGACGACGCTGACGACACCCCTGACGACACCGCCGCGGCCGATGGCGAGCGGCGCACCGAGGGACGGTTCGCGTTGTACAGCACCGGCGAGCCCGAGGCGGCCGGCGCGACCAACGGCAAGGCCGATCGCTCCACCACGGGCCAGGCGCCGGAGATCGCCGGCGACCTCGGCTACGACACCCTCACCTTGGCCCAGCTGCGAGCCCGGTTGACGTCACTGCGGGTCGCCGACCTCGAAGCACTGCTGGCCTATGAAGAGGCCGGCCGCGCCCGCGCACCGTTCGTGACGTTGCTCGCCAACAGGATCACCCGCGCGACCGCGAAGTGA
- the xseA gene encoding exodeoxyribonuclease VII large subunit has translation MTEPGQSPENPWPVRAVATRVAKWIDRLGTVWVEGQLTELKVRPDSKTVFMVLRDPAADMSLTLTCPRDLVRNAPVKLSEGTQVIICGKPNFYTGRGTFSLRVNEIRAVGIGELLARIERLRRLLEAEGLFDPRLKRPIPFLPNTIGLITGRASAAERDVTTVATTRWPAVRFAIRNTIVQGPNAVPQIVEALAALDTDPEVDVIVLARGGGSVEDLLPFSDETLCRAIVACRTPVVSAIGHEPDTPLSDLVADLRAATPTDAAKRIVPDAAAEQALIADLHRRSARALRNWVHREQHHLEQLRSRPVLAQPLAALAARTDEIIRARATAERDITRLIDGQADTIGHLSARLTALGPAATLARGYSVVQAVPASGPPTVLRSVADAPSGTRLRVRVSDGVISAVSEGSE, from the coding sequence GTGACCGAACCGGGTCAGTCGCCGGAAAACCCCTGGCCGGTCCGCGCCGTGGCGACCCGCGTCGCCAAATGGATCGACCGGCTCGGCACCGTGTGGGTCGAAGGGCAGTTGACGGAACTCAAGGTCCGCCCGGATTCCAAGACCGTCTTCATGGTGCTGCGGGATCCGGCGGCCGACATGTCACTGACCCTGACCTGCCCGCGCGATCTGGTGCGCAACGCCCCGGTCAAGCTGTCCGAGGGCACCCAGGTGATCATCTGCGGCAAGCCCAACTTCTACACCGGCCGGGGAACATTCTCGTTGCGGGTCAACGAGATTCGCGCGGTCGGCATCGGTGAGCTACTGGCCCGGATCGAGCGGCTGCGCCGGCTGTTGGAGGCCGAGGGCTTGTTCGATCCACGCCTCAAGCGCCCGATCCCGTTCCTGCCCAACACCATCGGCCTGATCACCGGCCGCGCGTCGGCCGCCGAACGCGATGTCACCACGGTGGCCACCACCCGCTGGCCCGCGGTGCGGTTCGCGATCCGCAACACGATCGTGCAGGGGCCCAATGCGGTGCCACAGATCGTCGAGGCACTAGCGGCCCTGGACACGGACCCCGAGGTGGACGTGATCGTCCTGGCCCGCGGTGGCGGCAGCGTCGAGGACCTGCTGCCGTTCTCCGACGAGACCCTGTGCCGGGCCATCGTCGCCTGCCGCACCCCGGTGGTCAGCGCGATCGGCCACGAACCCGACACTCCGCTGTCCGACCTCGTCGCCGACCTGCGCGCGGCCACCCCGACCGACGCGGCCAAGCGGATCGTGCCGGATGCGGCCGCCGAGCAGGCACTGATCGCCGACCTGCATCGGCGCAGTGCCCGCGCGCTGCGCAACTGGGTGCACCGCGAGCAGCATCATCTGGAGCAACTGCGGAGCCGGCCGGTTCTGGCCCAGCCGCTGGCCGCGCTCGCCGCGCGTACCGACGAGATCATCCGTGCCCGGGCCACCGCCGAACGCGACATCACCCGACTGATCGACGGGCAGGCCGACACCATCGGCCATCTGTCGGCCCGGCTGACCGCGCTCGGCCCGGCGGCGACGCTGGCCCGTGGATATTCGGTGGTGCAGGCGGTCCCGGCGTCCGGGCCACCGACCGTTCTGCGTTCGGTGGCCGACGCACCGAGCGGCACTCGGCTGCGGGTGCGGGTGTCCGACGGCGTGATCTCGGCCGTCAGCGAAGGTAGCGAGTGA
- a CDS encoding exodeoxyribonuclease VII small subunit, translating to MKPISELGYEEARDELIAVVQQLEQGGLDLDASLNLWERGEKLAQRCEEHLAGARQRVEQALAAREAEES from the coding sequence ATGAAGCCTATTAGTGAATTGGGCTATGAAGAGGCCCGCGATGAACTGATCGCAGTCGTGCAGCAGTTGGAACAGGGCGGGCTGGATCTCGATGCTTCGCTCAACCTCTGGGAAAGGGGCGAGAAGCTGGCACAACGTTGCGAGGAGCACTTAGCGGGAGCCCGTCAGCGGGTCGAGCAGGCACTGGCCGCGCGCGAGGCTGAAGAAAGTTGA
- a CDS encoding NAD-dependent epimerase/dehydratase family protein: protein MGDASLTTELGRVLVTGGSGFVGANLVTELLDRGYTVRSFDRAPSPLGDHAGLEVIEGDICNPETVAAAVKDIDTIIHTAAIIDLMGGASVTDEYRQRSFAVNVEGTKNLVHAGQAAGVKRFVYTASNSVVMGGQDIVNGDETMPYTTRFNDLYTETKVVAEKFVLGQNGEQGMLTCSIRPSGIWGRGDQTMFRKVFENVLAGHVKVLVGNKNIKLDNSYVHNLIHGFILAGQHLVPGGTAPGQAYFINDGEPINMFEFARPVIAACGRKLPTFYVSGRLVHKVMMAWQWLHFKFGLPEPLIEPLAVERLYLNNYFSVAKAKRDLGYEPLFTTEQAMAECMPYYVELFRQMESGPVKQAVTA, encoded by the coding sequence ATGGGTGACGCATCTCTGACCACTGAACTCGGCCGCGTCCTGGTGACCGGCGGCTCCGGCTTCGTCGGCGCCAATCTGGTGACCGAGCTGCTCGACCGCGGATATACCGTGCGCTCCTTCGACCGTGCGCCGTCACCGCTGGGCGATCACGCCGGCCTCGAGGTCATCGAGGGCGACATCTGCAATCCGGAAACGGTGGCCGCGGCCGTCAAGGACATCGACACGATCATCCACACCGCGGCGATCATCGATCTGATGGGCGGCGCCTCGGTCACCGACGAGTACCGGCAGCGCAGCTTCGCCGTGAACGTCGAGGGCACCAAAAACCTCGTGCACGCGGGCCAGGCCGCCGGCGTCAAGCGCTTCGTCTACACCGCCTCCAACAGTGTCGTGATGGGTGGGCAGGACATCGTCAACGGCGACGAGACCATGCCGTACACCACGCGCTTCAACGACCTCTACACCGAGACCAAGGTGGTGGCCGAGAAGTTCGTGCTCGGTCAGAACGGCGAGCAGGGCATGCTTACCTGTTCCATCCGGCCCAGCGGTATCTGGGGCCGCGGCGATCAGACCATGTTCCGCAAGGTGTTCGAGAATGTGCTCGCCGGGCACGTGAAGGTGCTGGTCGGCAACAAGAACATCAAGCTGGACAACTCCTACGTGCACAACCTGATCCACGGCTTCATCCTGGCCGGCCAGCACCTGGTGCCCGGTGGCACCGCGCCCGGTCAGGCCTACTTCATCAACGACGGCGAGCCGATCAACATGTTCGAGTTCGCCCGCCCTGTGATCGCCGCGTGTGGCCGCAAGCTGCCGACGTTCTATGTGTCAGGGCGCCTGGTGCACAAGGTGATGATGGCCTGGCAATGGCTGCACTTCAAGTTCGGCCTGCCTGAGCCGTTGATCGAACCCCTTGCGGTGGAACGGCTTTACCTCAACAACTACTTCTCCGTCGCCAAGGCCAAGCGCGACCTGGGCTACGAGCCGTTGTTCACCACCGAGCAGGCGATGGCCGAGTGCATGCCGTACTACGTCGAGCTGTTCCGCCAGATGGAGTCCGGACCGGTCAAACAGGCCGTCACCGCCTGA
- a CDS encoding DUF1876 domain-containing protein: MYDKDLTNKWLVEIEFSEDEIHTHASARAQLRDDTMSTTGDAYRNPKDPGAPMIGEEIAAARALIQLGTELLHAASARIEQSTHHPVHLYR; this comes from the coding sequence ATGTACGACAAGGACCTGACCAACAAGTGGCTCGTCGAGATCGAGTTCTCCGAAGACGAGATCCATACCCACGCATCGGCCCGCGCCCAGTTGCGCGACGACACGATGTCCACGACCGGAGATGCCTACCGCAATCCGAAAGACCCCGGTGCGCCCATGATCGGTGAGGAGATCGCGGCGGCCCGTGCGCTCATTCAGCTGGGAACCGAGCTACTGCACGCGGCCTCGGCTCGCATCGAACAGTCCACGCACCACCCGGTGCACCTCTACCGCTGA
- a CDS encoding tellurite resistance/C4-dicarboxylate transporter family protein: protein MSEPTAREAVRTLHPGYFALVMATGIMSIAMNYHRAHALSVALLWVAGFAYVVLVVLTVVRTIGYRREFMADLTDPRRGFAMFTFVAATCVVGTRLAADRHYGLALGLLAIGWLAWMVLGYVVPWTAVVGQAVRPVLQSANGTWFIWVVASQSVAVLAAALQPEMSVGRSELALLAVFSWSVGIFLYGAAGIFVAVRMLLYPLRPSDLTPPYWVAMGATAITVVAGARIVEMADAPMVAATRGLIAGTSVFFWAFGTWLIPPLIAAGIWRHWVHRVPLRYDPTLWSVVFPLGMYGVGGHYLGQADRLPIVEHIGYAESWIALAAWVLTFVAMLRHLALTLWSNRHATPGIDAVPGAQL, encoded by the coding sequence ATGAGTGAGCCGACCGCGCGCGAGGCGGTGCGCACCCTGCATCCGGGCTACTTCGCGCTCGTCATGGCCACCGGCATCATGTCCATCGCGATGAATTACCACCGTGCGCATGCACTTTCGGTGGCGCTGCTGTGGGTGGCGGGGTTCGCCTACGTGGTTCTGGTGGTACTGACGGTCGTCCGGACCATCGGCTACCGCCGCGAGTTCATGGCCGACCTGACCGACCCGCGCCGAGGGTTCGCCATGTTCACGTTCGTGGCGGCGACGTGTGTGGTGGGAACCCGGCTGGCCGCTGACCGCCACTACGGGCTGGCGTTGGGGTTGCTGGCGATCGGTTGGTTGGCGTGGATGGTCCTGGGCTACGTGGTGCCGTGGACCGCGGTCGTCGGCCAGGCCGTCCGGCCGGTGCTGCAGAGCGCCAACGGAACCTGGTTCATCTGGGTGGTGGCGAGTCAGTCCGTGGCCGTGCTGGCGGCGGCGTTGCAGCCCGAGATGTCGGTGGGCCGTTCGGAATTGGCATTGCTGGCGGTGTTCTCATGGTCGGTCGGGATCTTCCTGTACGGCGCCGCGGGCATCTTCGTGGCCGTTCGGATGCTGCTGTATCCGTTGCGGCCCAGCGATCTCACGCCGCCGTACTGGGTGGCGATGGGCGCGACCGCCATCACCGTGGTCGCCGGGGCCCGGATCGTGGAGATGGCGGATGCCCCGATGGTTGCGGCCACCCGCGGGCTGATCGCGGGTACGTCGGTGTTCTTCTGGGCCTTCGGTACCTGGCTGATCCCACCGTTGATCGCCGCCGGCATCTGGCGCCACTGGGTCCACCGCGTCCCGTTGCGGTACGACCCCACGCTGTGGAGCGTGGTCTTCCCGCTCGGCATGTACGGCGTCGGTGGCCACTATCTCGGCCAGGCCGACCGTTTGCCGATCGTGGAACACATCGGCTACGCCGAGAGCTGGATCGCGCTGGCCGCGTGGGTGTTGACGTTCGTGGCCATGCTGCGCCATCTCGCCCTCACGCTCTGGTCGAATCGCCACGCCACCCCTGGCATCGACGCCGTACCGGGCGCACAGTTGTAG
- a CDS encoding arylsulfatase has product MPDGKPNILVIWGDDIGISNLSCYSDGLMGYRTPNIDRIAAEGMRFTDSYGEQSCTAGRAAFISGQSVYRTGMSKVGAPGFDIGWAAEDPTIAELLKPLGYATGQFGKNHFGDLNKYLPTVHGFDEFYGNLYHLNAEEEPEQFDYPHADQFPVLHQLAKPRGVLDCKATTEVSTEPDDPKFGPIGKQTITDTGPLDTKRMETIDEDIADRTVDYIKRQHEAGNPFFVWCNFTHMHLYTHTKPESLGQSGLWQSPYHDTMIDHDRNVGTVLDVLDELGIAEDTIVIYSTDNGPHRNTWPDAGTTPFRSEKDTNWEGAFRVPEMIRWPGKIKAGTVSNEIIQHHDWLPTLLAAAGEPDISDKLKKGHKIGDVEYKVYIDGYNLLPYLTGEVEHSPRRGFFYFSDDGDLVALRFENWKIVFAEQRCQGTMRIWAEPFTHLRLPKLFNLRTDPYEYADITSNTYYDWFIHHAYFVMYAIAMATQFLDTFKEFPPRHPPASFTIDQAVETLEKFLARD; this is encoded by the coding sequence ATGCCGGACGGCAAACCGAACATCCTGGTGATCTGGGGCGATGACATCGGGATCAGCAACCTGAGTTGCTACAGCGACGGTCTGATGGGCTACCGCACCCCCAACATCGACCGCATCGCCGCCGAGGGCATGCGATTCACCGACTCCTACGGTGAGCAAAGTTGCACCGCCGGCCGCGCGGCGTTCATCAGTGGGCAGAGCGTGTACCGCACCGGGATGAGCAAAGTCGGGGCGCCTGGATTCGACATCGGCTGGGCCGCTGAGGATCCCACGATCGCCGAACTCCTCAAACCGCTCGGTTACGCGACCGGACAGTTCGGCAAGAACCACTTCGGCGATCTCAACAAGTACCTGCCGACCGTGCACGGATTCGACGAGTTCTACGGCAACCTCTACCACCTCAACGCCGAGGAAGAACCCGAGCAGTTCGACTACCCGCACGCCGACCAATTCCCCGTCCTGCACCAACTGGCCAAGCCACGCGGCGTGCTCGACTGCAAGGCCACCACCGAGGTGTCGACCGAACCCGACGACCCGAAGTTCGGTCCGATCGGCAAGCAGACCATCACCGACACCGGCCCGCTGGACACCAAGCGGATGGAGACCATCGACGAGGACATCGCCGACCGGACCGTCGACTACATCAAGCGGCAGCATGAGGCCGGTAACCCGTTCTTCGTCTGGTGCAACTTCACCCACATGCACCTCTACACCCACACCAAGCCGGAAAGCCTCGGACAGTCCGGGCTGTGGCAGTCGCCGTACCACGACACGATGATCGACCACGACCGCAATGTCGGCACGGTGCTCGATGTGCTCGACGAACTCGGCATCGCCGAGGACACCATCGTCATCTACTCCACCGACAACGGCCCGCATCGCAACACCTGGCCCGACGCCGGCACGACGCCGTTCCGCAGCGAAAAGGACACGAACTGGGAGGGCGCGTTCCGGGTGCCGGAAATGATCCGCTGGCCGGGAAAGATCAAGGCGGGCACCGTCTCCAACGAGATCATCCAGCACCACGACTGGCTGCCCACGCTGCTCGCCGCCGCAGGCGAACCGGACATCAGCGACAAGCTCAAGAAGGGTCACAAGATCGGCGACGTCGAGTACAAGGTGTACATCGACGGGTACAACCTTCTGCCCTACCTGACCGGCGAGGTGGAGCACAGCCCGCGCCGCGGATTCTTCTACTTCTCCGACGACGGCGACCTGGTGGCGCTGCGGTTCGAGAACTGGAAGATCGTCTTCGCCGAGCAACGCTGTCAGGGAACCATGCGGATCTGGGCGGAGCCGTTCACCCACCTGCGACTGCCCAAGCTGTTCAACCTGCGTACCGATCCGTACGAGTACGCCGACATCACCTCGAACACGTATTACGACTGGTTCATCCATCACGCCTACTTCGTGATGTACGCGATCGCCATGGCAACCCAATTCCTCGACACCTTCAAGGAATTCCCGCCGCGGCATCCACCGGCGAGCTTCACCATCGACCAGGCCGTGGAAACGCTCGAGAAGTTCCTCGCCAGAGACTGA
- a CDS encoding arylsulfatase, translating into MPNGKPNILVIWGDDIGIWNLSCYSRGMMGYQTPNIDRIANEGMLFTDSYGEQSCTAGRASFITGQSVYRTGMSKVGMPGVDVGLQKEDPTIAELLKPMGYATGQFGKNHLGDLNKYLPTAHGFDEFFGNLYHLNAEEEPEHEDYPTEEEAPKLRKALLPRGVIHSWATEEDSGEVDPRYGPVGKQRIEDTGPLTKKRMETIDDETTSACVDFIRRQHESDTPFFVWMNATHMHFRTHTKSESKGQAGRWQSAYHDTMIDHDGHVGTLLDLVDELGIAEDTIVIYSTDNGPHANSWPDGATTPFRSEKNTNWEGAFRIPEMIRWPGKIKAGSISNEIIQHHDWLPTFVAAAGDPDIVEKLKKGHKAGADGETDYKVHIDGYNLLPYLTGEVDKSPRRGMIYFSDDGDVLGVRADNWKVVFMEQRCQGTLEVWFEPFTKLRAPKLFNLRTDPFEHADVTSNTYWDWVIDRLYLMFYAGAIVNQFLETFKEFPPRQEPASFTINHAVEELEKFLATRGG; encoded by the coding sequence ATGCCAAACGGGAAACCGAACATCCTGGTCATCTGGGGCGACGACATCGGGATCTGGAACCTCAGCTGCTACAGCCGCGGCATGATGGGCTACCAGACACCCAATATCGACCGGATCGCCAACGAGGGAATGCTGTTCACCGACTCCTACGGTGAACAGAGCTGTACCGCGGGCCGGGCTTCGTTCATCACCGGCCAGAGTGTGTACCGGACCGGAATGAGCAAGGTGGGCATGCCCGGCGTCGATGTCGGCCTGCAGAAGGAAGATCCGACGATCGCCGAACTGCTGAAGCCCATGGGCTACGCCACCGGGCAATTCGGCAAGAACCACCTGGGCGATCTGAACAAGTATCTGCCCACCGCACACGGGTTCGACGAGTTCTTCGGCAACCTCTACCATCTCAACGCCGAGGAGGAGCCCGAGCACGAGGACTATCCCACCGAGGAGGAAGCGCCGAAGCTCCGAAAGGCGCTGCTGCCCCGCGGTGTCATCCATTCCTGGGCCACCGAGGAGGATTCCGGCGAGGTCGATCCACGTTATGGGCCGGTCGGCAAGCAGCGCATCGAGGACACCGGGCCGCTGACCAAGAAGCGGATGGAAACCATCGATGACGAAACCACTTCAGCGTGCGTGGATTTCATCAGACGGCAGCACGAGTCGGACACCCCGTTCTTCGTCTGGATGAACGCGACCCACATGCACTTCCGGACCCACACCAAGTCGGAGAGCAAGGGACAGGCCGGCCGCTGGCAGTCGGCCTATCACGACACGATGATCGACCACGACGGCCATGTCGGGACACTGCTCGACCTCGTCGACGAGCTCGGCATCGCCGAGGACACCATCGTCATCTACTCGACCGACAACGGCCCGCATGCCAACAGCTGGCCCGACGGTGCCACGACGCCGTTCCGCAGCGAGAAGAACACCAACTGGGAGGGCGCTTTCCGCATTCCCGAGATGATCCGCTGGCCCGGAAAGATCAAGGCCGGCAGCATCTCCAACGAAATCATCCAGCACCACGACTGGCTGCCGACCTTCGTCGCGGCGGCCGGAGATCCCGACATCGTCGAGAAGCTCAAGAAGGGGCACAAGGCCGGCGCCGACGGCGAGACCGACTACAAGGTGCACATCGACGGGTACAACCTGTTGCCGTATCTCACCGGCGAGGTCGACAAGTCCCCCCGGCGCGGGATGATCTACTTCTCCGACGACGGCGATGTCCTGGGCGTCCGCGCGGACAACTGGAAAGTCGTGTTCATGGAGCAGCGCTGCCAGGGCACCCTCGAGGTGTGGTTCGAACCGTTCACCAAGCTGCGCGCGCCCAAGCTGTTCAACCTGCGCACCGACCCGTTCGAACACGCCGACGTCACGTCGAACACATACTGGGACTGGGTGATCGACCGCCTGTACCTCATGTTCTACGCCGGGGCGATCGTGAACCAGTTCCTGGAGACGTTCAAGGAGTTCCCGCCGCGTCAGGAACCGGCCTCCTTCACGATCAACCACGCTGTGGAGGAGCTCGAGAAGTTCCTGGCTACGCGGGGCGGCTGA
- a CDS encoding HAD family phosphatase, with the protein MSVAALPSWADGPTKSAIVDFVGLATTAFAPEERVAVFDNDGTLWCEKPAYIQLDFLVRRLAEQAAADPALAAEQPYQAAAAGDLAWFGDAVTKHYNGDDSALKVLAGGILSAYAGMTVDDHAKRIKAFFDEARHPTLGRPYTSCGYAPMVELLRYLEANGFTNYIVSGGGRDFMRPVTASMYGVPPERVIGSSVGLDFVDGQLRTTATPEFLNDGPVKAVRIWGRVGRRPIFAAGNSNGDIQMLEYTAGGSGPSLGLLVRHDDAEREFDYTAGAEKALDLAASNGWTVASMRDDWTTVFD; encoded by the coding sequence CTGAGCGTGGCTGCTCTACCATCCTGGGCCGACGGGCCCACGAAGTCGGCGATCGTCGACTTCGTGGGCCTGGCCACCACCGCGTTCGCTCCCGAAGAGCGCGTCGCGGTGTTCGACAACGACGGCACCCTGTGGTGTGAGAAGCCGGCCTACATCCAGCTGGATTTCCTGGTGCGACGGCTGGCCGAGCAGGCGGCCGCCGACCCGGCACTGGCCGCCGAACAGCCCTATCAAGCCGCGGCCGCCGGGGACCTGGCCTGGTTCGGCGATGCCGTCACCAAGCACTACAACGGCGATGACTCGGCCCTCAAAGTCCTTGCCGGAGGAATCCTTTCGGCCTACGCCGGCATGACCGTCGACGACCATGCCAAACGGATAAAGGCCTTCTTCGACGAGGCGCGGCATCCCACGCTCGGCCGCCCGTACACATCGTGTGGCTATGCCCCGATGGTCGAGCTGCTGCGGTACCTGGAGGCCAACGGCTTCACGAATTACATCGTCTCCGGTGGCGGCCGTGATTTCATGCGCCCGGTGACAGCGTCGATGTACGGCGTTCCGCCGGAGCGGGTGATCGGCAGTTCGGTGGGGTTGGATTTCGTCGACGGCCAGCTCAGGACAACTGCCACACCGGAATTCCTCAATGACGGCCCGGTCAAGGCGGTGCGCATCTGGGGGCGCGTCGGGCGTCGTCCGATCTTCGCGGCAGGTAACTCCAACGGCGACATCCAGATGCTGGAGTACACCGCGGGTGGGTCGGGCCCGTCGTTGGGTCTGCTGGTGCGCCATGACGATGCCGAACGCGAATTCGATTACACGGCAGGCGCAGAGAAGGCCCTGGACCTGGCGGCTTCCAACGGCTGGACGGTGGCCAGCATGCGTGACGATTGGACGACGGTCTTTGACTGA
- a CDS encoding formylglycine-generating enzyme family protein, whose protein sequence is MTDTDLVWIPAQTAILGSESHYPEEAPAREVATDGFWIQRHQVTNADYAEFVDATGYVTVAERPVDPDEFPGAPPENLVPGSMVFRRTVGPVDLRHINLWWAWTPGACWNHPRGPRSSLKGREHHPVVHVAYEDAASYADWAGLALPTEAEWETAARGGVSGAAYTWGDEPEQPGQHLANYWHGEFPYLPETGYGTTKPVGSFEPNGYGLFDMAGNVWEWTTDWYSEDRATTPCCAADTYDPNQPQFQIGRRVIKGGSFLCADSYCMRYRPAARRPQMVDTGMSHIGFRCVRRP, encoded by the coding sequence ATGACTGACACCGATCTGGTGTGGATCCCTGCTCAGACCGCGATCCTCGGCTCCGAATCGCACTACCCCGAGGAGGCACCGGCACGCGAGGTAGCCACCGACGGATTCTGGATCCAGCGTCACCAGGTGACCAACGCCGACTATGCCGAATTCGTGGACGCCACCGGCTATGTCACGGTCGCCGAACGTCCGGTCGACCCCGATGAGTTCCCCGGTGCCCCACCCGAGAACCTGGTGCCGGGGTCGATGGTCTTCCGACGCACGGTAGGCCCGGTGGACCTGCGACACATCAATCTGTGGTGGGCCTGGACACCCGGCGCCTGCTGGAACCATCCTCGCGGACCGCGTTCTTCACTGAAGGGACGCGAGCACCACCCCGTCGTCCACGTCGCCTACGAGGACGCCGCATCGTACGCGGACTGGGCCGGCCTGGCGTTGCCGACCGAGGCGGAGTGGGAAACCGCGGCCCGTGGCGGCGTCTCCGGCGCGGCCTACACCTGGGGCGACGAACCCGAGCAACCCGGACAGCACCTGGCGAACTACTGGCACGGTGAATTCCCCTACCTCCCCGAGACCGGTTACGGCACAACGAAACCTGTCGGTTCCTTCGAACCCAACGGTTACGGCCTGTTCGACATGGCCGGCAACGTGTGGGAGTGGACCACCGACTGGTACAGCGAGGACCGAGCCACCACGCCGTGTTGCGCCGCTGACACCTACGACCCGAACCAGCCACAGTTCCAGATCGGCCGCCGGGTGATCAAGGGCGGCTCGTTCCTGTGCGCCGACAGCTACTGCATGCGGTACCGCCCCGCTGCCCGGCGGCCGCAGATGGTGGATACAGGCATGAGCCACATCGGTTTTCGGTGTGTGAGACGGCCCTAA
- a CDS encoding TetR/AcrR family transcriptional regulator, with amino-acid sequence MSPKGADWLVGGDRRAAAAERIYAAAAEMAARDGFESIDIDALAARVHCSRATIYRHAGGKAQIRDAVLVRLAASIVGEVRRAVDGLTGAQRVLTAVTVALHRIRADPMFDLLAASLRSGGGMADLAQSPVPAAFATELSGLGEDDPVAAAWIVRLVLSMLVWPGADDATEQEMLSRFVAPAFD; translated from the coding sequence ATGTCTCCCAAGGGCGCGGATTGGTTGGTCGGTGGCGACCGACGTGCCGCGGCTGCCGAGCGCATCTATGCCGCGGCCGCGGAGATGGCCGCCCGCGACGGATTCGAGTCCATCGACATCGATGCGCTCGCGGCACGGGTGCACTGCTCGCGCGCCACGATCTACCGGCACGCGGGTGGGAAGGCCCAGATCCGTGACGCCGTGCTGGTCCGGCTGGCCGCCTCGATCGTCGGAGAAGTGCGTCGGGCGGTCGACGGGCTCACCGGCGCCCAGCGGGTGCTGACCGCGGTTACCGTCGCACTGCACCGCATTCGGGCCGACCCGATGTTCGATCTACTGGCCGCCTCGCTGCGCAGTGGCGGTGGCATGGCGGACCTGGCCCAATCGCCGGTGCCGGCCGCATTCGCCACCGAACTCAGTGGGCTGGGCGAGGACGACCCGGTGGCGGCGGCGTGGATCGTGCGCCTGGTGCTGTCGATGCTGGTGTGGCCGGGCGCCGATGACGCCACCGAGCAGGAGATGCTGAGCCGGTTCGTGGCGCCGGCATTCGATTAG